From the genome of Pseudomonadota bacterium, one region includes:
- the def gene encoding peptide deformylase, which yields MSIKAVLKMGNPTLLERSDEIHEFNTPELLELIQDMKDTMTHLNGAGLAAPQIGRLKRVVIFGFDSNARYPEASAVPFTILINPTIHSLDQIMEEGIEGCLSVPGLSGSVPRYNNIRYQGFDPFGMVIDRIVTGFHARVVQHECDHLNGVLYPARIKDFTTFGFIE from the coding sequence ATGAGTATTAAAGCGGTACTTAAGATGGGGAATCCAACATTATTGGAACGGTCTGACGAGATTCATGAATTTAATACACCAGAGTTGCTTGAATTAATTCAAGATATGAAAGATACGATGACTCATTTAAACGGCGCTGGACTTGCTGCGCCGCAAATTGGAAGACTTAAACGAGTCGTGATCTTTGGTTTTGATAGTAATGCCCGTTACCCAGAAGCAAGCGCGGTACCATTCACTATACTAATCAATCCTACGATACATTCACTTGATCAAATCATGGAAGAGGGGATTGAGGGTTGTTTATCAGTGCCCGGTTTAAGTGGTTCTGTCCCTAGATATAACAATATTAGATATCAGGGTTTCGATCCCTTCGGTATGGTCATCGATCGAATAGTCACTGGGTTTCATGCGCGAGTAGTGCAGCATGAATGTGACCACTTGAATGGAGTTTTATACCCGGCTCGAATAAAAGATTTTACGACGTTTGGTTTTATTGAGTAG